A genomic segment from Nicotiana tabacum cultivar K326 chromosome 9, ASM71507v2, whole genome shotgun sequence encodes:
- the LOC107829532 gene encoding dnaJ protein ERDJ2, translating to MAASEENSALFPIFVLTLMALPLVPYTIVNLFGAFKKKAAKINCQCSVCVRSGKYHKSIFKRISNFSTYSNLTLVLLWVVMAVLVYYIKHISTEFQIFEPFNILGLEHGASDSEIKKAYRRLSIQYHPDKNPDPEAHSYFVEYISKAYQALTDPISRENFEKYGHPDGRQGLQMGIALPQFLLNIDGASEGILLLGIVGVCIILPLTISVIYLSRSSKYTGNYVMHSTLAAYYHLMKPSLAPSKVMDVFIKASEFMDVPVRRTDEEPLQRLFVLVRSELNLDLKNIRQEQAKFWKQHPALVKTELLLQAQLTRETAALSPTLQRDFRRVLELAPRLLEELMKMAIIPRPPVGHGWLRPAIGVVELSQSVVQAVPLTARKAAGGSSEGYAPFLQLPHFSEAVVKKIARKKVRTFQDFRDMTPDEREDLLSQVAGFSNSESHDVEMVLKMMPSVTIDITCETEGEEGIQEGDIVTMHAWVTLNRGNGLIRALPHCPYFPFDKEENFWLLLADSFSNDVWLSQKVSFMDEATAIIAVSKTIQESKEGSGASAREINVAVKEAIEKVKNGSRLVMGKFQAPAEGNYNLSSFCLCDSWIGCDAKSNIKLKVMKRSRAGTRGGLTADETPVMEDGIEEDEEEEEDDYDDYESEYSEDEEDTKETKSKGAVANGSTHNKGSGSSSDESGSEAD from the exons ATGGCGGCTTCTGAAGAGAACAGCGCACTTTTCCCCATCTTTGTCTTGACTTTAATGGCTCTGCCACTAGTTCCTTACACTATAGTCAATTTATTTGGTGCTTTCAAGAAAAAGGCTGCCAAAATCAACTGCCAGTGTTCGGTATGCGTTCGGTCTGGGAAGTATCATAAATCCATATTCAAGCGG atttcaaactTCTCTACATACAGTAATCTGACCCTTGTACTGCTGTGGGTTGTCATGGCTGTTCTTGTTTATTACATCAAACATATCAGCACTGAG TTCCAAATATTCGAGCCATTCAATATTCTTGGACTAGAACATGGAGCTTCAGACTCCGAAATAAAGAAGGCATATCGAAGACTTTCCATTCAGTATCATCCTGATAAAAATCCAGATCCAG AGGCGCACTCATACTTTGTTGAATACATCTCAAAGGCTTATCAGGCTCTGACAGATCCAATATCtcgggaaaattttgaaaaatatggcCATCCAGATGGACGACAG GGGCTTCAAATGGGCATTGCCCTCCCACAGTTCCTTTTAAACATTGATGGAGCATCCGAGGGAATATTGTTGCTTGGAATTGTTGGAGTCTGTATAATTCTGCCCTTGACAATTTCTGTTATATACTTGTCTAGGTCGTCAAAATATACTGGGAATTATGTCATGCACTCTACATTAGCCGCATATTACCACTTAATGAAGCCTTCTTTAGCTCCAAG CAAGGTCATGGATGTTTTCATTAAGGCTTCTGAATTCATGGATGTTCCTGTTCGGCGGACTGATGAAGAACCTCTGCAGAGACTATTTGTCTTGGTTAGAAGTGAGCTAAATCTGGATCTTAAGAATATTCGGCAAGAACAGGCTAAGTTTTGGAAGCAGCATCCTGCATTAGTAAAG ACTGAACTGTTGCTTCAAGCCCAATTGACACGTGAGACTGCAGCTTTGTCTCCAACTTTACAGCGTGATTTCAGACGTGTGCTTGAACTCGCACCTAGACTTCTGGAAGAGTTGATGAAG ATGGCTATTATTCCACGCCCTCCCGTGGGGCATGGATGGCTAAGACCTGCAATAGGAGTGGTGGAACTGTCTCAGAGTGTTGTTCAG GCGGTACCTCTCACTGCAAGGAAAGCAGCAGGTGGATCCAGTGAAGGGTATGCACCGTTCTTGCAGCTGCCACACTTTAGTGAGGCTGTGGTAAAAAAGATTGCAAGAAAG AAAGTCCGTACATTTCAAGACTTCCGTGATATGACACCAGATGAACGCGAAGATCTGCTGTCTCAAGTTGCTGGGTTCTCCAACTCTGAATCCCACGATGTGGAGATGGTTCTTAAAATGATGCCTTCAGTGACAATTGATATCACTTGTGAGACAGAAGGTGAGGAGGGAATTCAAGAGGGTGACATCGTTACCATGCATGCTTGGGTCACTCTCAACCGTGGTAATGGCTTGATCCGTGCCCTTCCACATTGTCCGTATTTTCCTTTTGACAAAGAAGAGAATTTCTGGTTGCTGCTTGCGGACTCCTTTTCGAATGATGTCTGGCTCTCCCAGAAGGTTAGCTTCATGGATGAAGCTACAGCGATCATTGCTGTATCAAAAACGATTCAGGAGTCAAAGGAAGGGTCTGGTGCAAGTGCAAGGGAAATAAATGTTGCCGTTAAAGAAGCAATTGAGAAAGTGAAAAATGGTTCGAGGCTGGTAATGGGGAAGTTCCAAGCTCCAGCTGAGGGAAACTACAACTTGAGCTCTTTCTGCTTATGCGACTCCTGGATTGGTTGTGATGCAAAGTCAAATATAAAGTTAAAGGTAATGAAACGCAGCAGAGCTGGAACCAGAGGCGGTCTCACAGCAGATGAGACTCCTGTCATGGAGGATGGAATTGAGGAggacgaggaagaagaagaagatgattatGATGATTATGAAAGTGAATACAGCGAAGATGAAGAAGATACAAAGGAAACAAAGAGTAAAGGAGCGGTGGCCAATGGCTCGACCCACAATAAGGGCAGTGGTTCAAGCTCTGATGAGTCTGGTTCAGAGGCCGATTAA